The Humulus lupulus chromosome 4, drHumLupu1.1, whole genome shotgun sequence genome has a window encoding:
- the LOC133830040 gene encoding gamma carbonic anhydrase-like 1, mitochondrial gives MAALARFSRKALTSLSSQQNILHRGLATEAAKAVNPSADRVQWDYRGQRKIIPLGQWLPKVAVDAYVAPNVVLAGQVTVCDGASVWAGSVLRGDLNKITVGFCSNVQERCVIHAAWSSPTGLPAETSIERFVTIGAYSLLRSCTIEPECIIGQHSILMEGSLVETHSILEAGSVVPPGRRIPTGELWAGNPARFVRTLSHEETLEIPKLAVAINDLSKEHFMEFLPYSTVYLEVEKFKKSLGISV, from the exons aTGGCGGCTCTAGCTCGATTCTCGAGGAAGGCTCTAACCTCGCTCTCGTCTCAGCAGAATATCCTTCACCGTGGGCTCGCCACTGAGGCTGCGAAGGCCGTAAATCCATCGGCCGATCGAGTCCAGTGGGACTACCGAGGTCAGAGGAAGATCATCCCGCTGGGGCAGTGGCTCCCGAAGGTGGCCGTAGACGCCTATGTCGCGCCAAATGTAGTATTAGCGGGCCAGGTCACCGTCTGCGATGGTGCATCAGTCTGGGCTGGCTCGGTCCTACGAGGCGATCTCAACAAGATCACCGTTGGATTCTGCTCCAATGTTCAGGAACGATGCGTCATTCATGCCGCTTGGTCTTCGCCCACAG GCCTTCCAGCAGAGACATCTATTGAGAGGTTTGTGACAATCGGTGCATACAGTCTCTTGCGTTCTTGCACAATTGAACCAGAGTGCATTATCGGACAGCATTCTATTCTCATGGAAGGTTCATTGGTGGAGACCCACTCTATCTTGGAGGCTGGATCTGTGGTTCCCCCAGGGAGGCGAATTCCAACTGGTGAACTTTGGGCTGGAAATCCTGCAAGGTTTGTCCGAACTCTTTCCCATGAAGAGACCTTAGAGATCCCAAAACTTGCTGTTGCAATAAATGATCTGAGCAAAGAACATTTCATGGAGTTCCTTCCTTACTCCACAGTATATTTGGAGGTTGAAAAGTTTAAGAAGTCCTTGGGCATCTCTGTTTGA